ACGGCCGCCGCGCGCGCCATCCCGCTGCGCCCCGGCGACCCTTCGCTGATCGAACACGTCGTCTACATCGTCAAGGAGAACCGCACCTACGACCAGGTTCTCGGCGATCTGCCGCGCGGCAACGGCGATCCATCGCTCGTGCTGTTCGGCCGGGACGTGACGCCCAATCACCACAAGCTCGCGGAAGAGTTCGTGCTGTTCGACAACTTCTACGCCACCGGAGGCAACAGCGCCGACGGCCATCAGTGGCTGACGCAAGCCAACGAAGTCGCCTACACGCTGTATCCCGGTTATCAGGGACGCAGCTATCCCTTCGACGGGACAGATCCCATCGCCATCGCGCAGGCGGGCACGATCTGGGACCTCGCCGCGCGCGCCGGCAGGACCGTCCGCATCTATGGCGAATACGCCGGCAGGTTGCCCGAGCCTGCCTCCGAGCGGATCGGATACCTGAAGCGCTGGCGCGAGGGCGAAGACTTCGCTTCACGATGGTTCATCACGGCGCCCATCGCTTCCATGAACGCGTTTCTCGCGCGCAACTATCCCCCCTACTCGAATGCCGTTCCCGATGTCGTGCGGGCGCAGATCTTCCTGAAGGATCTGAAGCAGTGGGAGGCCGAGGGCCGCATGCCGAATCTTGTCATCCTTCAGCTTCCCTGCGACCACACGTACGGAACCACGCCCGGCGCCTCGACGCCCCGCGCCATGGTGGCCGATAACGACCTCGCGCTCGGCCTGATTGTCGAAGCCCTCTCCCGCAGCCGCTTCTGGCCGCGCATGGCGATCTTCGTGGTCGAAGATGATGCGCAGGACGGAGTCGACCACGTCGACGGGCACCGCACCGTGGCGCTCGTCGCCAGCCCCTACGCGCGGCGCGGCGCGGTCGATTCCACTTTCTACTCGCAGCCCAGCCTGCTGAAAACCATCGAGCTGATTCTGGGGCTGCCGCCGCTGTCCCTGTTCGACCTCATTGCCACGGACATGAGAGCCGCGTTCACGGACACGCCTGACCTGAAGCCTTACGAGCATGCGGCGGCAACGTGGGATCTGTTCGAGCTCAATCCGCCGCTGCAGGCGCTGAAAGGCCCGGCGCGGCGCGCCGCGGCCGACTCCGCCCGCATGCGCTGGGACGTGCCCGACGCGGCGCCCACAGCCCGCCTCAACCGGATCCTGTGGCATTCGATCAGAGGCTGGCGCACGCCGTATCCGGGCGTGCGGCGTTCCGTGTTTGCGCCCTACTCGCTGGATCTCGACGACGACGAGCGCTGAGACAGGCCTGCCCTTCCGCGCCCGGCTACACTGAAAACGGCGGATGATGCGCCGAACCGGTTTCCTGCTTCTGGCTGTTGCGGCTCTCCTCGCACTCACGCATTGCCGCCCGCTTCAGGATCATCGCAGCCGCTCCCGTTTCGCGCAGCCCTCGGAAGCCGACGACGCCGCCAGATTCCTCGCCGGGCTGCCCGGGCGGGGAACCAGCCCGCTGAAACTGCTGGAGTCCGAGGCGGCGTGGCGGGAGCACGCGCGCCGCATGGACGACCAGTTCACGGATTTCCGCGACCGCCGCGCGCCGCAGATGCGCGAATTCGCCCGCAACGAGCTCAGCCGCCGCGAGGATCTCGCCTGCCCCGTGTTTTACCCGTTCTCCGGCGCCGACGCGCTCACGCTGCTGACGTTTTTCCCCGGCCGCAAAACGTACGTCATGGCCGCCCTGGAACCGCCCGGACGCGTCCCGCTCCCGCGCGAACTGCCGGCGGAGTCCCTGCCGCGCCTGCTCCCGCCGCTCGCCTCGACGCTCGAGTCCCTTCTGCGGAAGAGCTTTTTCGTGACCCGCGAGATGGACCGGCAGCTGCGCGGACAGATCACCGACGGCGTCGCCTGGCCGCTGCTCATTCAGCTGGTGCGCGCAGGCTACGTGATCACCGGCCACGATTACGTCACCCTGGATGACAGGGGCAGGCTGGCGCACCGCCACCAGGACACGCGGCGCGCGCAGTCCGGCCGCAACCGCGGCCTGCGTCTGTTCCTGACAGAGGGGGAAAAAGGCCGGCCGCTCGAACTGTATTACTTCTCGCTGAACCTCGACGACGCCCACCTGCGGAACAATCCCGCTTTTTCAAAATTCGTCGCCTCGCTTGGTTCCACCTGCACCATGCTGAAGGCGACGTCCTATATGCTCCATGATCCGGGCTTCTCCCGCATCCGGTCGCTCATTCTCGACCGTTCCGCCCTCATCCTGCAGGACGACACCGGCATTCCGTGGCGCTTTCTTTCTTCCGGCGCCTGGGAAGTGCAGCTGTACGGGGACTACGAGCAACCCTATGGCAAGGCTTTTCAGTTCCGCATGCAGCGGGATTTGCGTGCCGCGTACGACGATCCCGGGCGGCGGGTCAAACCGCTGCGCTTCCGCATCGGGTACGGCGCGGGCCGGGTTGCCTCAAACCTGCAGATCGCCCGCCGCAAAAGCGGCAGATCCTGAGTCAACGCTTTACGATCCGGATCTGTCCGTTCGAGGTCGTCAGCTCGATCCGTTCTCCGCCGCCGCCGAGGCGCCCTTCCAGGCGGTTTTTGCCGAAGTCGCGCGCCGTGACTTCGTAGTCGCTTGTCACGCGGCCGTTGCTTGTAGCCGCCCTGATGTCTGCGTTCACGCCTTCGGGCAGCGCCAGGGTGATCGATGCGTTCGAGGTCTGAATGCGCAGCGGATTCCGCGCCCAGCGGTTCAGCCTGACGTTGATGGAACCGTTCGAGCTGCGGAAGACGAGCGGCGCGCCCTCCTGCGGCTCTGCAATCTCGGCGTCGATCTGCCCGTTGCTCGTTTCCACATCAGCCCGGCCGCGCAGCCCGCTGAGGCGCACGCGCCCGTTCGACGTGCGCGCCGACACCGAGCCGCCCGCCTTGTCGAGCTCCACTGCGCCGTTGGACGTGCGCAGCGCCCACTCCCCGCTGAGATCCCATGCCTGGATCTTCCCGTTCGACGTCGTCGCCTTTCCGCTTCCCTCCAGCGACTCGAGCACGATAGCGCCGTTCGAGGTCCGCGCTTCCTCGAGCACGACTTTCCGCGGGACGCGCACCGTCAGGCTGGCGCCGCACTCGCAGTTGTTTTCAGGCTGGCGGACCCGCACGCGGAGCGATCCTCCATCGGCCACGACATCCACCTCCATGCGGTCCGCCATCTCCTGTCTCGAGGCGTACTTCACGGCCTCGACAGAGGCTTCTTCGCGGTCCCATCCGCGGATCTCGATCGGCCCGTTGAATGTTTCCAGCATCACCCGTCCGCCGCTGGCCAGCTTCTCGGTCTTTGAAAACGGCTCCCTGAAGCGCTGTGTCGAGCCCCATTGGGAAGGATCGGTCCAGTCGCAGCCGGCCAGCCCCAGCAACGCGGCCATCGGGAACAGCAAAGCGCTTTTGTGCATCGGGGAAACCCTCGCATAACCTGTTACGGATCGGATTGGCCGAAAGTTCCCCCATGCTAGCCTGATTCTCATGAAGAAGTTGATGGCCCTCAACCGGGGCGAAATCGCGATCCGCATTTTCCGCGCCGCCAACGAGCTGGGCCTGGAGACCGTTGCCATCTACAGCCAGGAGGACCGCCTCAGCCTGCACCGTTTCAAGGCCGACGAGGCCTATCTGGTCGGCCAGGGCCTCGGCCCCGTGCAGGCGTATCTCGACATCGAGGGCATCGTCGGACTCGCCAAGGAGAAAGGGATCGACGCCATCCATCCCGGCTACGGATTCCTGAGCGAAAACCCGCAACTGGCCCGCGCCTGCGCCGAGGCCGGCATCACGTTCGTCGGCCCCAGCGCGGAGCTGCTCGAACAGCTCGGCGACAAGACCGCCGCGCGCCGGCTGGCCCGCGAAGCCGGCGTGCCGACGCTCGCCGGAACCGACCGCCCGGTCCGCACCGTCGAGCAGGCCCGCCGCGCCGCCGAAAGCACGGGCTACCCGCTGATTCTGAAGGCCGCCTTCGGAGGCGGAGGCCGCGGAATGCGCATCGTCCACCGCGCCGACGAGCTGGAAGCCCGCTTCCACGAGGCCAGCCAGGAAGCGCACGCCGCGTTCGGCAACGGCGCGCTGTTCGTCGAGCGCTACATCCGCCATGCGAAGCACATCGAGGTGCAGATCCTCGGCGACACGCATGGCAATCTGGTCCACCTCTGGGAGCGCGACTGTTCGGTCCAGCGCCGGCACCAGAAGATCGTCGAAATCGCCCCCGCCTTCAGCCTCGATCCCGCCATCCGGCGCGAGCTCTGCGAAGCCGCCGTCCGGCTGTGCCGCCATGCCGGCTACTATTCGGCGGGCACCGTCGAGTTCCTTGTCGACGTCGACTCCGGCGAATGGTTCTTCATCGAAGTCAACCCGCGCATCCAGGTCGAACACACGGTGACGGAGGTGGTGACGGGCGTCGACATCGTGCGGGCGCAGATCCAGGTGGCGCAGGGCCTCGCGCTGCACAGCCCGGAAATGGCCATTCCGCCGCAGGAGGAGATCCGCGTCTTCGGCGCCGCCCTGCAGTGCCGCATCACGACGGAAGACCCGTCGAAGAACTTCCTGCCGGACTACGGCCGCATCACGACGTACCGGTCTCCCGCGGGCTTCGGCATCCGGCTCGACGGCGCGTCGGCTTACGGCGGCGCGGTGATCACGCCCTATTACGATTCCCTGCTGGTCAAGATCACGGCATGGGGCAACGACTTCCGCACCGCCTGCCAGCGCATGGACCGCAGCCTGCGCGAATTCCGCATCCGGGGCGTGAAAACGAATATTCCATTCCTCGAAAATGTCGTCAACCATCCGGCGTTCCGGGAGGGAAAAGCGACCACCACATTTCTCGAAAATACCCCGGAACTGTTCCGCTTCCGCCCGCGCCAGGACCGCGCCACGCGCCTGCTCTCATATCTGGCCGAAGTGGCCGTCAACGGCAACCCGGAGATGGCCCGGCGCCGGCCTCCGGAACTCGTCCGCCAGCCGCCCCTGCCGCCGCACAACCCCGCTCCGCCCCCGCCGGGCACGCGGCAGCTGCTGCTGGAGCTGGGACCGGAAGGGTTCGCTCAGTGGGTGCTGAAACAGAAGCGGCTGCTGCTCACCGACACCACCATGCGCGACGCCCATCAGTCGCTGATGGCCACGCGGATGCGCAGCTACGACATGCTCGCCATCGCGAACTTTTACGCGCACTCGCTCTCCGGGCTGTTCTCGCTGGAGATGTGGGGCGGCGCCACGTTCGACGTGGCGATGCGCTTTCTGCTGGAAGACCCGTGGGTGCGGCTGCAGAAACTCCGGAGGGAGATTCCCAACATCTGCTTCCAGATGCTGTTCCGCGCCTCCAACGCCGTCGGCTACACCGCTTATCCCGACAATGCGGTGCGGCGCTTCGTCGAGGTCGCGGCGCAGGAAGGCATCGACATCTTCCGCATCTTCGACTCGCTCAACTGGCTGCCGAACATGAAGGTGGCCATGGAAGCCGTCCGCCGGACCCATGCCGTCTGCGAGGCCGCCATCTGCTACACGGGCGACATTCTCGATCCGAAGCGGGACAAGTATCCGCTTGAGTATTACGTCCGCCTCGCCAAAGAGCTCGAGAAGATGGGCGCCCACATGATCGCCATCAAGGATATGGCCGGACTCGTCAAGCCGTATGCGGCCTACAAACTGATCAAGGCTCTCAAGGAAGAGATCGGCCTGCCCGTCCACTTCCATACGCACGACACGTCGGGCCTCAATGCGGCATCGATCCTGAAGGCGGCCGAGGCGGGCGTCGATATCGCCGACGCCGCCGTCTCCTCCATGAGCGGCTCCACGTCGCAGCCGAACCTCAACTCTCTCGCCGCCGCCCTTCAGCACGACGCGCGCCGCTCGACGGGCCTCGACTTCGAGGCGCTGAACCGCTGCTCGGATTACTGGGAGCAGGTCCGGCTGAACTACGCGCCCTTCGACACCGCCCCGCGCTCGGGCGCCGCTGACGTGTACATCCATGAAATGCCCGGCGGCCAGTACACGAACCTCCGCGAGCAGGCCGAGAGCCTCGGCCTCGGCCACCGCTGGCCCGAGATCGCGCGAATGTACGCTGACGTCAACCGCGCCTTCGGCGACATCGTCAAGGTGACTCCGTCCTCGAAAGTCGTGGGCGACATGGCGCTGTTCCTCATCCAGCACGGAATGACCGTCCATGAATTTGAAAATCTGGGGCCGAATCACTCGCTGAACATTCCGAATTCCGTCGTCGAAATGTTCGAGGGCGCTCTGGGAGAGCCCGAGGGCGGATGGCCGCCGAAGATCGCCTCCGTCATTCTCAAGGGCCGCAAGCCCCGCCGCGGCCGGCCCGGGGCGCGGCTCGAGCCCGTCAACTGGGACGAAACGCGTGCGCTGGTGGAAAAGAAAACCGGCCACAAGCCGTCCGAAACCGACCTGCTGAGCTACGTGATGTACCCGGACGTTTACCTGAAGTTCGACAAGGCCCGCGCCGCCTACGGCGATCTGACGGTGCTCCCGTCGCCCGCGTTTTTCTACGGGCTGAAGCCGGGCGAAGAGATCACCGTGGACATCGAGCCCGGCAAGACCCTGATCATCAAATACACCGCCACCGGCGACGCGCACCCCGACGGCACGCGGACCGTCTTCTTCGAGCTGAACGGCCAGCCCCGCGAGATCACCGTGCGCGACCGGCACATCAAGGCGGAGACGAAGACGCAGCCCAAGGCCGATCCGTCCAAAGAGGGCCACGTCGGGGCCCCCATTCCCGGAGCCGTCACGTCGATCGCCGTCGAGCTCAACCAGACCGTGAAGAAGGGCGACAAGCTCCTCGTGCTCGAGGCGATGAAGATGCAGACCACCGTTTACGCGCCCATCTCGGGCAAAGTCACGGAACGCCACGTCAGCGTCGGCCAGACGGTCGAGCCCAAGGATCTCCTGCTGGTCATCACTCCGGTATCCTGATAGGCGCCATGCGCGCCACCAGACGATTCTTTCTCGGCGCGGGCGCAGCAAGCCTCGCTGCGGCCCGCGCGCAGACCGCGGCCAGCGACCGGATCCGCGTGGGCTTCATCGGCTGCGGCGGCATGGGCACGGCCCGCATCAGGCACTTCCTGGAGCACCCGGACGTCGAAGCCGCCGCCGTCTGCGACGTCGACCGCCGCCATCTGGACCGCGCCGCCGCCCTGGTGGATTCTCTCCGCGGCCGCAGACCCGACGCCTATGGCGATTTCCGCCGCGTGCTTGACCGCCAGGACATCGATGCGGTGATGATCGCCACGCCCGATCACTGGCACGCCCTGCCCGCCATCCTCGCCTGCCAGGCTGGCAAGGATGTCTTCGTCGAGAAGCCCTTCTCCTACAGCATCGGCGAGGGCCGCCGCATGGCCGAGGCCGCGCGCCGCCACGGCCGCGTCACGCAGATGGGCAATCATATCCACAACGACCTGCCCAACTACCGGCGCGTCGTCGAACTGGTCCGCTCCGGCCTTCTGGGCCGCATCGTGCGCGTG
This DNA window, taken from Bryobacteraceae bacterium, encodes the following:
- the pyc gene encoding pyruvate carboxylase produces the protein MKKLMALNRGEIAIRIFRAANELGLETVAIYSQEDRLSLHRFKADEAYLVGQGLGPVQAYLDIEGIVGLAKEKGIDAIHPGYGFLSENPQLARACAEAGITFVGPSAELLEQLGDKTAARRLAREAGVPTLAGTDRPVRTVEQARRAAESTGYPLILKAAFGGGGRGMRIVHRADELEARFHEASQEAHAAFGNGALFVERYIRHAKHIEVQILGDTHGNLVHLWERDCSVQRRHQKIVEIAPAFSLDPAIRRELCEAAVRLCRHAGYYSAGTVEFLVDVDSGEWFFIEVNPRIQVEHTVTEVVTGVDIVRAQIQVAQGLALHSPEMAIPPQEEIRVFGAALQCRITTEDPSKNFLPDYGRITTYRSPAGFGIRLDGASAYGGAVITPYYDSLLVKITAWGNDFRTACQRMDRSLREFRIRGVKTNIPFLENVVNHPAFREGKATTTFLENTPELFRFRPRQDRATRLLSYLAEVAVNGNPEMARRRPPELVRQPPLPPHNPAPPPPGTRQLLLELGPEGFAQWVLKQKRLLLTDTTMRDAHQSLMATRMRSYDMLAIANFYAHSLSGLFSLEMWGGATFDVAMRFLLEDPWVRLQKLRREIPNICFQMLFRASNAVGYTAYPDNAVRRFVEVAAQEGIDIFRIFDSLNWLPNMKVAMEAVRRTHAVCEAAICYTGDILDPKRDKYPLEYYVRLAKELEKMGAHMIAIKDMAGLVKPYAAYKLIKALKEEIGLPVHFHTHDTSGLNAASILKAAEAGVDIADAAVSSMSGSTSQPNLNSLAAALQHDARRSTGLDFEALNRCSDYWEQVRLNYAPFDTAPRSGAADVYIHEMPGGQYTNLREQAESLGLGHRWPEIARMYADVNRAFGDIVKVTPSSKVVGDMALFLIQHGMTVHEFENLGPNHSLNIPNSVVEMFEGALGEPEGGWPPKIASVILKGRKPRRGRPGARLEPVNWDETRALVEKKTGHKPSETDLLSYVMYPDVYLKFDKARAAYGDLTVLPSPAFFYGLKPGEEITVDIEPGKTLIIKYTATGDAHPDGTRTVFFELNGQPREITVRDRHIKAETKTQPKADPSKEGHVGAPIPGAVTSIAVELNQTVKKGDKLLVLEAMKMQTTVYAPISGKVTERHVSVGQTVEPKDLLLVITPVS
- a CDS encoding phosphoesterase, which codes for MPFRFPALFLLLSAAAQTPERPVRAVTDPGVVTTRQAITPAGVPTVFQGKVHAVSFGKTAGELWVLTASHLYHLDWRENRVIALFPHKGTPGLQGLSFAGQPWFTAVGAKKSASLFTVENGALKTVAAGFGAHITGAPVLAGQRVFVPLTAENRLAVLDAKTGAVEAKLETGIAPFAAAVNREGTAAYVTNWGGRRPLPGEPVAKTGLAQDADDVVVDARGVAATGTITRLDLRALRATGSLTAELHPTALLWDEASHRLYAANNNRDSVSVFDTRNQSLIRHVRLQPFREDVTGIAPTALALDAAAARLYVACGGINAVAVLDTRSFNVLGYIPAGWYPSSLALSPDGKHLAVGSLLGIGSGWRDEPRKRFVHAYRGMVNVVPVPGEAELAAYTLAVSENNRLPLRSAAAAPKPPRTAAARAIPLRPGDPSLIEHVVYIVKENRTYDQVLGDLPRGNGDPSLVLFGRDVTPNHHKLAEEFVLFDNFYATGGNSADGHQWLTQANEVAYTLYPGYQGRSYPFDGTDPIAIAQAGTIWDLAARAGRTVRIYGEYAGRLPEPASERIGYLKRWREGEDFASRWFITAPIASMNAFLARNYPPYSNAVPDVVRAQIFLKDLKQWEAEGRMPNLVILQLPCDHTYGTTPGASTPRAMVADNDLALGLIVEALSRSRFWPRMAIFVVEDDAQDGVDHVDGHRTVALVASPYARRGAVDSTFYSQPSLLKTIELILGLPPLSLFDLIATDMRAAFTDTPDLKPYEHAAATWDLFELNPPLQALKGPARRAAADSARMRWDVPDAAPTARLNRILWHSIRGWRTPYPGVRRSVFAPYSLDLDDDER